From the Nocardiopsis changdeensis genome, one window contains:
- a CDS encoding DUF2786 domain-containing protein, whose protein sequence is MGSRKQRRAPRERAVPDWDGPAPASPAADIVTEAVDALVTGRGGGGVDLAAALLADTEDPARARAAEEALTAALRDAAGSVWARGWQPAEAVRRLDRLLGPAAAAVGAHAAAVDLERHSPATVDPAWTAQVRALETVADPLGHLGRAHGLLRFEAVELVLRTLAALRALPPLQRLMDVPGSHRPGRVRPSRARTEVDRGKLARVRALLAKAESTEFPEEAEALSARAQELMARHSIDRALLEADEEESSEAGYARRVPVDAPYDDSKAVLLHEVAEANHCRAVWHRELETCTVMGFPDDVDAVDLLFTSLLVQAEAAMRAGSSVRDRSGRRAGRDFRSSFMSAFAVRVGERLTEAARSVRDAAQAEAGRDLVPLFAAREREVEKAVEQAFGELTYSRMRGPYSEDGWNAGRAAADAASLGSRRPVTGR, encoded by the coding sequence GTGGGGAGCAGGAAGCAGCGGCGCGCGCCGCGCGAGCGGGCCGTGCCCGACTGGGACGGCCCCGCGCCCGCGTCCCCCGCGGCCGACATCGTCACCGAGGCCGTAGACGCCCTGGTCACGGGTCGCGGCGGCGGTGGCGTCGACCTGGCGGCGGCGCTGCTCGCCGACACCGAGGACCCGGCCCGGGCCCGCGCCGCCGAAGAGGCCCTGACCGCGGCCCTACGCGACGCGGCGGGGTCGGTGTGGGCGCGCGGCTGGCAGCCCGCCGAGGCCGTGCGCCGCCTGGACCGCCTGCTGGGTCCGGCCGCTGCGGCGGTGGGAGCCCACGCGGCCGCCGTCGACCTGGAGCGCCACTCCCCCGCCACCGTCGACCCCGCCTGGACCGCACAGGTGCGCGCCCTGGAGACCGTCGCCGACCCGTTGGGGCACCTGGGCCGGGCCCACGGCCTGCTGCGCTTCGAGGCGGTCGAGCTGGTGCTGCGGACCCTGGCCGCGCTGCGCGCGCTGCCGCCGCTGCAGCGCCTCATGGACGTGCCCGGCTCCCACCGCCCGGGCCGGGTACGCCCCTCCCGCGCGCGCACCGAGGTCGACCGGGGCAAGCTCGCCCGGGTCCGGGCCCTGCTGGCCAAGGCCGAGTCCACCGAGTTCCCCGAGGAGGCCGAAGCGCTCAGCGCCCGCGCCCAGGAGCTCATGGCCCGGCACAGCATCGACCGGGCGCTGCTGGAGGCCGACGAGGAGGAGTCCTCCGAGGCCGGGTACGCCCGGCGGGTGCCCGTGGACGCCCCCTACGACGACTCCAAGGCCGTGCTCCTGCACGAGGTCGCCGAGGCCAACCACTGCCGGGCGGTGTGGCACCGCGAGCTGGAGACGTGCACCGTCATGGGCTTCCCCGACGACGTCGACGCCGTGGACCTGCTGTTCACCTCGCTGCTGGTGCAGGCCGAGGCCGCGATGCGGGCGGGCAGCTCGGTGCGCGACCGGTCCGGGCGCCGGGCGGGCAGGGACTTCCGGTCCTCGTTCATGTCGGCGTTCGCGGTGCGCGTGGGCGAACGCCTCACCGAAGCGGCCCGCAGCGTCCGCGACGCGGCCCAGGCCGAGGCCGGACGCGACCTGGTGCCGCTGTTCGCCGCCCGCGAGCGCGAGGTGGAGAAGGCCGTGGAGCAGGCGTTCGGCGAGCTCACCTACTCGCGGATGCGCGGGCCCTACAGCGAGGACGGGTGGAACGCCGGACGGGCCGCCGCCGACGCCGCCTCCCTGGGCTCGCGCCGCCCCGTCACCGGCCGCTGA
- a CDS encoding cytochrome P450 produces the protein MHQGTGPADHEGPSAAGPARCPYSANGALALHRGGELPWRQLRERHGGLVPVELDPGVPGWLLLGYKENLQALRDQTHFSADPRPWRADGGPARTEALGHDGAEHQRLRIPIVDALARVGTSQLVPVVERAAVHLLGRVAAEGSADLIGRYAAPLPAMVLNELFGLPDEYGRMLADLAERSWSGDPEETAAAARAVRGYFQGLVERKRREPGEDLVGHLLAHPNALTDQEAVEALTLLWRSGHEPTTHLIGNALLKLLEDPGVWTAYLGGTLTPEDFIDYVMWTDSPLQVLAGRYSTMDIRFSGAHIRRGEPLLFGLASAHTDPSVSRHGEDAMALAGNRSHLSWGAGAHRCPATAFSRELVRTAVDLAVDRLRGMVLAVEPADLRWRPSLSVHGLEELPVWFTATGERVEQGQGEEPRERRPARTWIRRRRRPAAQGARYQAPLARSGGEDGSDGERTEAAAVAPRPRRHRSPQGAGARYQAPFAEKEAAPDPLDRLLADWRPRG, from the coding sequence ATGCACCAGGGAACCGGCCCCGCCGACCATGAGGGCCCCTCGGCCGCGGGCCCGGCCCGCTGCCCCTACAGCGCGAACGGGGCCCTGGCACTGCACCGGGGAGGCGAGCTGCCCTGGCGGCAGCTGCGCGAACGCCACGGCGGACTGGTCCCGGTGGAGCTGGACCCGGGCGTCCCGGGCTGGCTCCTGCTGGGCTACAAGGAGAACCTCCAGGCCCTGCGGGACCAGACCCACTTCTCCGCGGACCCGCGCCCCTGGCGCGCCGACGGGGGACCGGCGCGCACCGAGGCGCTGGGGCACGACGGGGCCGAGCACCAGCGCCTGCGGATCCCCATCGTGGACGCGCTGGCCAGGGTCGGCACCTCGCAGCTGGTCCCCGTCGTGGAGCGCGCCGCGGTGCACCTGCTGGGCCGGGTCGCCGCCGAGGGCTCCGCCGACCTCATCGGCCGGTACGCCGCCCCGCTGCCCGCGATGGTCCTCAACGAACTGTTCGGCCTGCCCGACGAGTACGGTCGGATGCTCGCCGACCTCGCCGAGCGGTCCTGGAGCGGGGACCCCGAGGAGACGGCGGCCGCCGCGCGGGCGGTGCGCGGCTACTTCCAGGGGCTGGTGGAGCGCAAGCGCCGCGAACCCGGCGAGGACCTGGTCGGCCACCTGCTGGCCCACCCCAACGCGCTCACCGATCAGGAGGCGGTCGAGGCGCTGACCCTGCTGTGGCGGTCCGGGCACGAGCCCACCACCCACCTGATCGGCAACGCCCTGCTCAAGCTGCTGGAGGACCCCGGCGTGTGGACCGCCTACCTGGGCGGCACCCTCACCCCGGAGGACTTCATCGACTACGTCATGTGGACGGACTCGCCCCTCCAGGTGCTGGCGGGGCGCTACTCCACCATGGACATCCGGTTCTCGGGCGCGCACATCCGCCGGGGCGAGCCCCTGCTGTTCGGGCTGGCCTCGGCTCACACCGACCCGTCGGTGTCGCGGCACGGCGAGGACGCGATGGCCCTGGCCGGGAACCGGTCCCACCTGTCGTGGGGCGCGGGCGCCCACCGCTGCCCGGCCACCGCGTTCTCCCGGGAGCTGGTGCGCACCGCCGTCGACCTCGCCGTGGACCGGCTGCGCGGCATGGTGCTGGCGGTGGAGCCGGCCGACCTGCGGTGGCGGCCCTCGCTGTCGGTGCACGGGCTGGAGGAGCTGCCGGTGTGGTTCACCGCCACCGGTGAGCGGGTGGAGCAGGGACAGGGGGAAGAGCCCCGGGAGAGGAGGCCGGCCCGCACCTGGATCCGGCGCAGGCGCCGCCCCGCGGCCCAGGGCGCCCGGTACCAGGCGCCGCTGGCCCGGTCGGGCGGGGAGGACGGGAGCGACGGGGAACGGACCGAGGCGGCGGCCGTCGCGCCCCGGCCCCGCAGGCACCGGTCCCCGCAGGGCGCGGGCGCCCGGTACCAGGCGCCCTTCGCGGAGAAGGAGGCGGCCCCCGACCCGCTGGACCGGCTCCTGGCGGACTGGCGCCCCCGCGGCTGA
- a CDS encoding alpha/beta hydrolase family protein encodes MPPEIHDDRPPPRGVRLLSASALASALILALTAVPETAAADTSGLPRLALPAPTGGLPVGRTDLHLVDADREDLWSDGPRELMATLWYPARSDAGRTASYLTGAEAEAWIEGSDGLLPDEYADVLHGVRTHSRANTAPARPTGDGYPLVLVSPGAGHNAILYSSLAEDLASHGFVVAGIDHAHEAGPVEFPGDRILTCPMCPPAQASPETWPEGAVQRGADVSFLLDRLTGADGAAPAWRWSGVIDASRVGMAGHSWGGAATAEALRVEDRVDAGINYDGPYYRPALDAGTDKPLALLQRDFELNEEWEAGYREFWPRLTGWRQWIRVAGGGHSNSVDEGLLAEQLGLRDSYTPQEWRRLYGDLGTGRGLDLTRAYTLAFFDHHLRGADPGLLEDPAAVHPELVVIEP; translated from the coding sequence ATGCCCCCTGAAATCCACGACGACCGTCCGCCCCCGCGGGGCGTCCGACTCCTGTCGGCCTCCGCTCTGGCCTCCGCTCTGATCCTGGCACTGACCGCCGTCCCGGAAACCGCCGCGGCCGACACCTCCGGCCTCCCGCGGCTCGCCCTGCCCGCCCCCACCGGCGGCCTCCCGGTGGGCCGCACCGACCTGCACCTGGTGGACGCCGACCGCGAGGACCTGTGGTCGGACGGTCCCCGCGAGCTGATGGCGACCCTGTGGTACCCGGCCCGCTCGGACGCCGGCCGCACCGCCTCCTACCTCACCGGGGCCGAGGCCGAGGCCTGGATCGAGGGCTCCGACGGCCTCCTGCCCGACGAGTATGCGGATGTCCTGCACGGGGTCCGCACCCACTCCCGGGCGAACACCGCCCCGGCGCGCCCCACGGGCGACGGGTACCCGCTGGTCCTGGTCTCCCCCGGCGCGGGGCACAACGCGATCCTGTACTCCTCCCTCGCGGAGGACCTGGCCTCGCACGGCTTCGTGGTGGCCGGGATCGACCACGCCCACGAGGCGGGTCCGGTGGAGTTTCCCGGCGACCGGATCCTGACCTGTCCCATGTGCCCACCCGCGCAGGCAAGTCCCGAGACGTGGCCCGAGGGGGCCGTCCAGCGGGGCGCCGACGTGTCCTTCCTGTTGGACCGGCTCACCGGGGCCGACGGCGCCGCCCCCGCCTGGCGGTGGTCGGGGGTCATCGACGCCTCCCGGGTCGGCATGGCCGGGCACTCCTGGGGCGGGGCGGCGACCGCCGAGGCGCTGCGCGTGGAGGACCGGGTGGACGCGGGGATCAACTACGACGGCCCCTACTACCGGCCCGCCCTCGACGCGGGCACCGACAAGCCGCTGGCCCTGCTCCAACGGGACTTCGAGCTCAACGAGGAATGGGAGGCGGGCTACCGGGAGTTCTGGCCCCGACTGACCGGGTGGCGGCAGTGGATCCGCGTCGCCGGCGGGGGCCACTCCAACTCCGTCGACGAGGGCCTGCTGGCAGAGCAGCTCGGGCTCAGGGACTCCTATACGCCCCAGGAGTGGCGGCGCCTCTACGGAGACCTGGGCACCGGGCGCGGACTGGACCTGACGCGGGCCTACACCCTGGCGTTCTTCGACCACCACCTGCGCGGGGCCGACCCCGGTCTGCTGGAGGATCCGGCCGCCGTCCATCCCGAGCTGGTCGTCATCGAGCCCTGA
- a CDS encoding LutC/YkgG family protein produces the protein MSAKEAILARVRAALADVPADESVHRPRERTYLDSHAVGPTLEVFEDRLVDYKALVHRVPADRVGAEVAAALARRGARRVVVPQGLPGEWTEQAGVETLADSREAPLGVHELDAADGVVTACAVAIAETGTIVLDGGPDQGRRAISLVPDYHLCVVRADQVVDGVPQAVRLLDPARPLTWISGPSATSDIELNRVEGVHGPRTLEVLLVETGP, from the coding sequence ATGAGCGCCAAGGAGGCGATCCTGGCCCGGGTGCGGGCCGCCCTGGCCGACGTCCCCGCCGACGAGTCGGTGCACCGGCCGCGCGAACGGACCTACCTGGACTCCCACGCGGTCGGCCCCACCCTGGAGGTGTTCGAGGACCGGCTGGTCGACTACAAGGCGCTGGTGCACCGGGTGCCCGCCGACCGGGTCGGCGCGGAGGTGGCCGCGGCCCTGGCCCGGCGCGGTGCCCGCCGTGTGGTGGTGCCCCAGGGGCTGCCCGGGGAGTGGACGGAACAGGCCGGCGTCGAGACCCTGGCCGACTCGCGGGAGGCGCCCCTGGGGGTGCACGAACTGGACGCCGCCGACGGGGTGGTCACCGCGTGCGCGGTCGCGATCGCCGAGACCGGGACGATCGTGCTGGACGGCGGCCCCGACCAGGGCCGGCGCGCCATCTCCCTGGTCCCCGACTACCACCTGTGCGTCGTGCGCGCCGACCAGGTCGTGGACGGGGTGCCCCAGGCGGTGCGCCTGCTCGACCCGGCCCGCCCGCTGACCTGGATCAGCGGGCCGTCGGCCACCAGCGACATCGAGCTGAACCGGGTGGAGGGGGTGCACGGCCCCCGCACCCTGGAGGTCCTGCTGGTCGAGACCGGCCCCTGA
- a CDS encoding lactate utilization protein B: MSSATFLGMPPFPEAARTAVRDSRLRYNLRKATHTIRDKRGLVVDELGEDWARLRAEGAEIKNRTLRHLDHYLEQLEESVTRAGGHVHWARDAAEANRIVTGLVQATGETDVVKVKSMATQEIELNNALEAAGITAYETDLAELIVQLGEDLPSHILVPAIHLGRSQIREIFLEQMAEWGTPAPPGLTDDPRALAEAARTHLRERFLRTRTAVSGANFAVADSGTLVVLESEGNGRMCLTLPQTLISVVGIEKIVPTWNDLEVFMQLLPRSSTGERMNPYTSTWTGVTPGDGPQEFHLVLLDNGRTDVLADTVGRQALRCIRCSACLNTCPVYERTGGHSYGSVYPGPIGAILTPQLRGMGSEVDEALPYASSLCGACYEVCPVAIDIPEVLVHLREEVAGRRGHTGEKALMAGAETVFSSSRTLGAVQRAAGLGRDLVPRHLPGLAGAWTDTRDVPDVPAESFRRWWNERDSAREEDR, translated from the coding sequence ATGAGCAGCGCCACGTTCCTGGGCATGCCGCCCTTCCCCGAGGCGGCCCGCACCGCTGTGCGGGACTCGCGGCTGCGCTACAACCTGCGCAAGGCCACCCACACCATCCGCGACAAGCGCGGCCTGGTGGTGGACGAGCTGGGCGAGGACTGGGCGCGGCTGCGCGCCGAGGGCGCCGAGATCAAGAACCGCACCCTGCGCCACCTCGACCACTACCTGGAGCAGCTGGAGGAGTCGGTGACCCGCGCGGGCGGGCACGTCCACTGGGCCCGCGACGCCGCCGAGGCCAACCGGATCGTCACCGGTCTGGTTCAGGCCACCGGCGAGACCGACGTGGTCAAGGTCAAGTCCATGGCCACCCAGGAGATCGAGCTCAACAACGCCCTGGAGGCCGCGGGCATCACCGCCTACGAGACCGACCTGGCCGAGCTGATCGTCCAGCTGGGCGAGGACCTGCCCTCGCACATCCTGGTGCCCGCCATCCACCTGGGGCGCTCCCAGATCCGCGAGATCTTCCTGGAGCAGATGGCCGAGTGGGGCACGCCCGCCCCGCCCGGGCTGACCGACGATCCGCGGGCGCTGGCCGAGGCCGCCCGGACGCACCTGCGCGAGCGGTTCCTGCGCACCCGCACGGCCGTCTCGGGCGCCAACTTCGCGGTGGCCGACTCGGGGACGCTCGTGGTGCTGGAGTCGGAGGGCAACGGGCGCATGTGCCTGACCCTGCCGCAGACCCTCATCTCGGTGGTGGGCATCGAGAAGATCGTCCCGACCTGGAACGACCTGGAGGTGTTCATGCAGCTGCTGCCGCGCTCCTCCACGGGCGAGCGGATGAACCCCTACACCTCCACCTGGACCGGGGTGACCCCGGGCGACGGCCCGCAGGAGTTCCACCTGGTGCTGCTGGACAACGGCCGCACCGACGTGCTGGCCGACACCGTGGGCCGCCAGGCGCTGCGCTGCATCCGCTGCTCGGCCTGCCTGAACACCTGCCCGGTCTACGAGCGCACCGGCGGCCACTCCTACGGCTCCGTCTACCCGGGCCCGATCGGCGCGATCCTCACCCCGCAGCTGCGCGGGATGGGGTCGGAGGTCGACGAGGCCCTGCCGTACGCGTCCTCGCTGTGCGGCGCCTGCTACGAGGTGTGCCCGGTCGCCATCGACATCCCCGAGGTGCTGGTGCACCTGCGCGAGGAGGTCGCCGGACGCCGCGGCCACACGGGCGAGAAGGCCCTGATGGCGGGGGCGGAGACGGTGTTCTCGTCCTCCCGGACCCTGGGCGCGGTCCAGCGCGCCGCCGGGCTGGGCCGCGACCTGGTCCCCCGGCACCTGCCCGGGCTCGCCGGGGCCTGGACCGACACACGCGACGTCCCCGACGTCCCGGCGGAGTCGTTCCGCCGCTGGTGGAACGAGCGCGACAGCGCGCGGGAGGAGGACCGATGA